Proteins from one Deinococcus sp. AB2017081 genomic window:
- a CDS encoding proline--tRNA ligase — protein sequence MRVSKGLFVTWRDAPSDADTRGIQALSRAGFVRKVGAGLYAHLPLMTRVLARLEALIRAELEDISQEVDFPLLHPQALWEQSGRWDAYTRAEGIMFTVTDRAGRAHALGPTHEEVAASVVGDLARSYRDLPVSVYQIGRKFRDELRPRAGLLRTREFVMKDAYSFHTTPEDLAAHFEVMAGAYGRILSRLGVPWRAVEADSGSIGGTGSREFVILADVGEDEVLFSPDGQYAANAERAVGRAPDAGASPFTHIERRSTPGTATAEAACHALGCGRGHLVKNVLLVATFARPDGNHHVPVLVSVRGDDSVNAVKVWNAVQERAQRYAGGTLLSVNTAGPDTWADVDTVPLGSVAPDLSDDVIAHRADLHPAFLRLCDHEAAALRDFATGANETGWHVSGANWGVQFPLPEVVDVRQARTGDTSLHDPGQLLQSARAIEVGHVFQLGTRYTEALGFTVTGPDGTPQPVFMGCYGLGVTRLVQAVAEVMGDDRGLVWPDAIAPYHAVLTVVDMTDPAQVQTAERLYTDLRAAGVDVLLDDRTERPGVKFTDADLWGLPWRVTIGRALERGEVEVKERRTGEVTTVGVADVVAWLRGRIG from the coding sequence ATGCGGGTATCGAAGGGGTTATTCGTCACGTGGCGCGACGCGCCGTCAGACGCCGACACGCGGGGCATCCAGGCCCTGAGCCGGGCCGGATTCGTTCGGAAAGTGGGCGCGGGCCTGTACGCGCACCTGCCGCTCATGACGCGCGTGCTGGCGCGGCTGGAGGCGCTGATCCGCGCCGAGCTGGAGGACATCTCGCAGGAGGTGGACTTCCCGCTGCTGCACCCGCAGGCGCTGTGGGAGCAGTCGGGCCGCTGGGACGCCTACACCCGCGCCGAGGGCATCATGTTCACCGTGACCGACCGCGCCGGGCGGGCACACGCGCTGGGGCCGACGCACGAGGAGGTGGCCGCGTCGGTGGTGGGCGACCTGGCCCGCAGCTACCGCGACCTGCCGGTCAGCGTGTACCAGATCGGCCGCAAGTTCCGTGACGAGCTGCGCCCCCGCGCCGGCCTGCTGCGCACGCGGGAATTCGTGATGAAGGACGCCTACTCCTTCCACACCACCCCGGAGGATCTGGCCGCGCACTTCGAGGTCATGGCCGGCGCATATGGGCGCATCCTCTCGCGCCTGGGCGTGCCGTGGCGGGCGGTCGAGGCCGACAGCGGCAGCATCGGCGGCACCGGCAGCCGTGAATTCGTGATCCTGGCAGACGTGGGCGAGGACGAGGTGCTCTTTAGCCCGGACGGCCAGTACGCCGCCAACGCCGAACGCGCCGTGGGCCGGGCACCGGACGCTGGAGCCTCACCGTTCACGCACATTGAGCGCCGATCCACGCCGGGCACGGCCACCGCTGAGGCCGCCTGTCACGCGCTGGGCTGCGGGCGGGGGCATCTGGTGAAAAACGTGCTGCTGGTCGCCACCTTCGCCCGGCCGGACGGCAACCATCACGTGCCGGTGCTGGTCAGCGTGCGCGGCGACGACAGCGTGAACGCGGTGAAGGTCTGGAACGCCGTGCAGGAACGTGCCCAGCGGTACGCCGGCGGCACCCTCCTGAGCGTGAACACCGCCGGGCCGGACACCTGGGCCGATGTGGACACCGTGCCGCTGGGCTCCGTGGCCCCCGACCTGTCCGACGATGTGATCGCCCACCGCGCCGACCTCCACCCGGCCTTCCTGCGCTTGTGTGACCACGAGGCCGCCGCCCTGCGCGACTTCGCCACCGGCGCGAACGAGACTGGCTGGCACGTCAGTGGGGCCAACTGGGGCGTGCAGTTCCCGCTCCCGGAGGTCGTGGATGTACGGCAGGCACGGACTGGAGATACCAGCCTCCACGATCCGGGCCAGCTCCTCCAGTCGGCCCGCGCCATCGAGGTCGGGCACGTGTTCCAGCTCGGCACGCGCTACACGGAGGCCCTGGGCTTCACGGTGACCGGCCCGGACGGCACGCCCCAGCCGGTCTTCATGGGGTGCTACGGCCTGGGCGTGACCCGACTGGTGCAGGCCGTGGCGGAGGTCATGGGCGATGACCGTGGGCTGGTGTGGCCGGACGCCATCGCCCCGTACCACGCCGTGCTGACCGTCGTGGACATGACCGACCCGGCCCAGGTGCAGACCGCCGAACGGCTGTACACCGACCTCCGCGCCGCTGGCGTGGACGTGCTGCTCGATGACCGCACCGAACGCCCCGGCGTGAAGTTCACCGATGCTGATCTGTGGGGCCTGCCGTGGCGCGTGACCATCGGCCGGGCGCTGGAGCGCGGCGAGGTCGAGGTCAAAGAAAGGCGGACAGGCGAGGTCACGACCGTAGGCGTGGCCGATGTGGTGGCTTGGCTGCGGGGGCGGATCGGGTAG